From one Solea solea chromosome 15, fSolSol10.1, whole genome shotgun sequence genomic stretch:
- the egln1a gene encoding egl nine homolog 1 isoform X2 — MEEQKQQQQSDLERDRQYCELCGKMENLLKCGRCRSSFYCSKEHQKQHWREHKLICKEADKAQPPSERPVQAPPPKEEDDKATEGAGASDCVCSPETRRTDVPGAFDGVVDAGSNNSATPNGQSSASPQKLATEYIVPCMNKHGICVVDNFLGAEIGIGILENVKALHKTGRFTDGQLVSQKSDSTKDIRGDKITWIEGREAGCEKIRFLMGRMDDLIRHCNGKLGNYTINGRTKEHGGLLRIFPEGKAQFADIEPKFDRLLLFWSDRRNPHEVQPAFFTRYAITVWYFDADERARAKEKYLTGAGEKGVKVELNKPSDPS, encoded by the exons ATGGAGGAAcagaagcaacagcaacagagtGACTTGGAGCGAGACCGACAATACTGTGAACTTTGTGGGAAAATGGAGAATCTCCTCAAGTGTGGCAGGTGCCGGAGCTCCTTCTACTGCAGCAAGGAGCACCAGAAACAACACTGGAGGGAGCACAAGCTCATTTGTAAGGAGGCGGACAAGGCTCAGCCTCCCAGTGAGAGACCCGTGCAGGCTCCACCGCCAAAGGAGGAGGACGACAAGGCAACGGAGGGAGCCGGTGCATCGGACTGTGTATGTTCTCCGGAAACCAGGAGAACAGACGTGCCGGGAGCCTTCGACGGAGTGGTAGATGCCGGCTCTAACAACTCCGCCACACCTAATGGACAGAGCAGCGCATCCCCTCAGAAACTTGCCACGGAGTACATAGTCCCGTGCATGAACAAGCATGGCATCTGTGTGGTGGACAACTTTTTAGGAGCAGAAATTGGAATTGGCATTTTGGAAAATGTTAAGGCTTTGCACAAAACGGGCAGGTTCACAGACGGACAGCTGGTCAGTCAAAAAAGCGACTCCACCAAAGACATCCGTGGGGACAAAATCACGTGGATCGAGGGCCGGGAAGCCGGCTGTGAGAAGATCCGCTTCCTCATGGGTCGCATGGACGACCTAATCAGACACTGCAACGGTAAACTGGGAAACTACACGATAAATGGAAGGACGAAA GAACATGGTGGCCTTCTCCGAATATTCCCAGAAGGAAAGGCCCAGTTTGCTGACATAGAGCCCAAATTTGATCGTTTGCTGCTGTTCTGGTCAGACAGACGTAATCCTCACGAGGTTCAGCCCGCCTTCTTCACCAG GTATGCCATCACAGTGTGGTATTTTGATGCGGACGAGCGAGCCCGAGCGAAAGAAAAGTACTTAACAG GTGCAGGTGAAAAGGGTGTTAAGGTTGAGCTCAACAAACCGTCAGATCCCAGCTAG
- the egln1a gene encoding egl nine homolog 1 isoform X1, which translates to MEEQKQQQQSDLERDRQYCELCGKMENLLKCGRCRSSFYCSKEHQKQHWREHKLICKEADKAQPPSERPVQAPPPKEEDDKATEGAGASDCVCSPETRRTDVPGAFDGVVDAGSNNSATPNGQSSASPQKLATEYIVPCMNKHGICVVDNFLGAEIGIGILENVKALHKTGRFTDGQLVSQKSDSTKDIRGDKITWIEGREAGCEKIRFLMGRMDDLIRHCNGKLGNYTINGRTKAMVACYPGNGTGYVRHVDNPNGDGRCVTCIYYLNKDWNAKEHGGLLRIFPEGKAQFADIEPKFDRLLLFWSDRRNPHEVQPAFFTRYAITVWYFDADERARAKEKYLTGAGEKGVKVELNKPSDPS; encoded by the exons ATGGAGGAAcagaagcaacagcaacagagtGACTTGGAGCGAGACCGACAATACTGTGAACTTTGTGGGAAAATGGAGAATCTCCTCAAGTGTGGCAGGTGCCGGAGCTCCTTCTACTGCAGCAAGGAGCACCAGAAACAACACTGGAGGGAGCACAAGCTCATTTGTAAGGAGGCGGACAAGGCTCAGCCTCCCAGTGAGAGACCCGTGCAGGCTCCACCGCCAAAGGAGGAGGACGACAAGGCAACGGAGGGAGCCGGTGCATCGGACTGTGTATGTTCTCCGGAAACCAGGAGAACAGACGTGCCGGGAGCCTTCGACGGAGTGGTAGATGCCGGCTCTAACAACTCCGCCACACCTAATGGACAGAGCAGCGCATCCCCTCAGAAACTTGCCACGGAGTACATAGTCCCGTGCATGAACAAGCATGGCATCTGTGTGGTGGACAACTTTTTAGGAGCAGAAATTGGAATTGGCATTTTGGAAAATGTTAAGGCTTTGCACAAAACGGGCAGGTTCACAGACGGACAGCTGGTCAGTCAAAAAAGCGACTCCACCAAAGACATCCGTGGGGACAAAATCACGTGGATCGAGGGCCGGGAAGCCGGCTGTGAGAAGATCCGCTTCCTCATGGGTCGCATGGACGACCTAATCAGACACTGCAACGGTAAACTGGGAAACTACACGATAAATGGAAGGACGAAA GCAATGGTGGCTTGTTATCCTGGAAATGGGACAGGATACGTGCGCCATGTGGACAACCCTAATGGCGACGGACGCTGTGTCACATGCATATATTACCTTAATAAAGACTGGAATGCTAAG GAACATGGTGGCCTTCTCCGAATATTCCCAGAAGGAAAGGCCCAGTTTGCTGACATAGAGCCCAAATTTGATCGTTTGCTGCTGTTCTGGTCAGACAGACGTAATCCTCACGAGGTTCAGCCCGCCTTCTTCACCAG GTATGCCATCACAGTGTGGTATTTTGATGCGGACGAGCGAGCCCGAGCGAAAGAAAAGTACTTAACAG GTGCAGGTGAAAAGGGTGTTAAGGTTGAGCTCAACAAACCGTCAGATCCCAGCTAG
- the gpr137ba gene encoding G protein-coupled receptor 137Ba: MEALVLEEKKDSSPTDRFLPLPTLSPAVPPYVTLGLTVVYTVFYSLLFIFIYVQLWLILRYRHKRLSYQTVFLFLCLLWSALRTVLFSFYFNNFVTANTLRPFPFWLLYCFPVCLQFFTLSLMNLYFAQVVFKAKSKYAPELLRYRLPLYLLFLFISLVFLVVNLVCALLARMSTTETHTIVLVRVAINDTLFVLCAVSLSVCLYKIAKMSLANIYLESKGTSVCQVTVICAIVILLYSSRACYNLVVLGLSNKSINSFDYDWYNVSDQADLQSTLGDTGYVVFGVILFVWELLPTSLVVFFFRVRHPNLHGSGSGLPGHVFSSRAYFFDNPRRYDSDDDLAWSVMPQNIQASLAADNYEWGSQSSGISAYIGGDDAHHLPLPPEELNHY, encoded by the exons ATGGAGGCCCTGGtgctggaggagaagaaggactCGTCCCCCACGGACAGGTTCCTGCCTCTGCCCACCCTGAGCCCGGCCGTGCCTCCATACGTCACCCTGGGCCTGACGGTGGTTTACACCGTCTTCTactccctcctcttcatcttcatctacGTCCAGCTGTGGCTCATCTTGCGGTACCGACACAAGCGCCTGAGCTACCAGACCgtgttcctgttcctgtgccTGCTGTGGTCGGCGCTGCGCACCGTGCTCTTCTCCTTCTACTTCAACAACTTTGTCACGGCCAACACTCTGCGGCCTTTCCCCTTCTGGCTGCTCTACTGCTTCCCTGTCTGCCTCCAGTTCTTCACTCTCAGCCTCATGAACCTTTACTTTGCTCAG GTTGTTTTCAAGGCAAAGTCAAAATATGCACCAGAGCTTTTAAGATACAG GCTGCCATTGTAtctgctcttcctcttcatcagcCTCGTGTTTTTAGTTGTGAACTTAGTGTGCGCCCTGCTGGCGAGGATGTCCACCACAGAAACGCACACCATTGTGCTCGTGAGGGTTGCAATCAATGACACACTTTTTGTCCTGTGTGCCGTCTCCCTCTCAGTGTGTCTGTACAAAATCGCTAAGATGTCTCTGGCCAACATTTACCTGGAATCCAAG GGGACATCGGTGTGCCAGGTGACGGTGATCTGTGCCATCGTCATCCTCCTCTATTCATCCAGAGCCTGCTACAACCTGGTGGTCCTGGGACTCTCTAACAAGAGCATAAACTCCTTTGACTATGACTGGTACAACGTTTCAGACCAG gcaGATTTACAGTCGACTCTGGGCGACACTGGCTACGTCGTCTTCGGAGTGATCTTGTTCGTGTGGGAACTGCTCCCCACGTCTCTCGTGGTTTTCTTCTTCCGAGTGAGACATCCTAACCTCCACGGG AGTGGCTCTGGGCTTCCCGGTCACGTCTTCTCCTCTCGGGCTTATTTCTTTGATAACCCGCGGCGTTACGACAGCGACGATGACCTGGCGTGGAGCGTCATGCCTCAGAACATCCAAGCCAG TCTGGCTGCTGACAACTATGAATGGGGGAGCCAAAGCAGCGGCATCAGTGCATACATCGGAGGGGATGACGCTCACCACCTCCCTCTTCCTCCGGAGGAGCTCAACCACTACTGA